A window from Pseudooceanicola algae encodes these proteins:
- a CDS encoding ABC transporter permease — protein MRLATPLLGLFRVLVYVFLLAPIVVVVLASLNAGNFLTFPPQGLSLRWFWTFLDNDVFIDAILYSAILAVCATAVSLVLGTMASLYFVRHAGPEAEVVRIGVLLPLILPEILTAIALLFFFYEIGIGTRHKIALFTGHVLMTLPFIFLNVNTSLQARDNSVELAARTLGASRYTAFRRITLPLIAPGLSTGAVFAFIISFDTFGISFILKGTGSAPLPIQLFDYLRFNFTPEAAAVSTVSILLTLVLVVTADLLFGRRD, from the coding sequence ATGCGCCTAGCCACTCCCCTTCTCGGCCTGTTCCGCGTACTGGTCTATGTCTTCCTGCTGGCCCCAATCGTGGTGGTCGTGCTGGCCTCGCTCAACGCGGGGAATTTCCTGACCTTCCCGCCCCAGGGCCTTAGCCTGCGCTGGTTCTGGACGTTCCTCGACAATGACGTCTTCATCGACGCGATCCTCTATTCCGCAATCCTGGCGGTCTGCGCCACGGCGGTTTCGCTGGTGCTCGGCACCATGGCCTCGCTCTATTTCGTGCGCCACGCCGGACCCGAGGCCGAGGTGGTGCGGATCGGTGTCCTGCTGCCGCTGATCCTGCCCGAGATCCTGACGGCCATTGCCTTGCTGTTCTTCTTTTACGAAATCGGAATCGGCACCCGGCACAAGATCGCGCTGTTCACCGGCCACGTGCTGATGACGCTGCCCTTCATCTTCCTGAACGTGAATACATCGCTGCAGGCACGGGACAATTCGGTCGAACTGGCGGCAAGGACCCTGGGCGCGTCGCGCTACACGGCCTTCCGTCGCATCACCCTGCCGCTGATCGCGCCGGGCCTGTCGACGGGGGCGGTCTTTGCCTTCATCATCAGCTTTGACACTTTCGGAATTTCCTTCATCCTGAAGGGCACCGGATCTGCCCCGCTGCCGATCCAGCTGTTCGACTATCTGCGTTTCAACTTCACCCCCGAGGCCGCCGCCGTGTCCACCGTCTCCATCCTGCTGACCCTTGTCCTGGTCGTGACCGCGGATCTCCTGTTCGGTCGCCGTGACTGA
- a CDS encoding ABC transporter permease has translation MNRFRGYLLILPTAALIFLFVILPYVTVLIMSFRAPADGQPYGQGFSLQGYSQFFTQSYYALSLPQTLALGMATTLLCLILGYPIALHIATASRRWRGLLYGIVLSPLLVGIVVRSYGWTILLGNSGVINSTLRNLGVIERPLPLMYNNFGVILALAHVFLPFMVLPLLSSLQSMDPAIAQAARSLGARRFTIFRRVTFPVSMPGVQAGCILVFVLAISSYVTPSLVGGMRVKTTTLLVVDALIDQFQWPFGSAMALTLAVSAGLVVLIFARLTRMKWT, from the coding sequence ATGAACCGGTTTCGCGGCTACCTGCTGATCCTGCCCACGGCGGCGCTGATCTTTCTTTTCGTGATCCTGCCCTACGTCACAGTCCTGATCATGAGCTTTCGCGCCCCGGCCGATGGCCAGCCCTATGGTCAGGGTTTCAGCCTGCAAGGGTACAGCCAGTTCTTCACCCAAAGCTACTACGCCCTCTCCCTGCCACAGACACTGGCCCTTGGTATGGCGACGACACTGCTTTGCCTGATCCTCGGCTATCCGATCGCCCTGCATATCGCGACCGCCTCGCGGCGGTGGAGAGGCCTTCTGTACGGCATCGTCCTGTCGCCCCTGCTGGTCGGCATCGTGGTGCGCAGCTATGGCTGGACGATCCTGCTGGGCAATTCCGGGGTGATCAATTCGACCCTGCGTAATCTCGGGGTGATCGAACGGCCCCTGCCCCTGATGTACAACAACTTCGGCGTGATCCTGGCGCTGGCGCATGTGTTCCTGCCCTTCATGGTGCTGCCGTTGCTGTCGTCGCTGCAATCCATGGACCCCGCCATCGCCCAAGCCGCGCGGTCGCTGGGGGCCCGGCGCTTTACCATTTTCCGGCGCGTGACCTTCCCGGTGTCGATGCCCGGCGTGCAGGCGGGCTGCATTCTGGTCTTCGTGCTTGCGATCTCGTCCTATGTGACACCGTCGCTGGTCGGGGGCATGCGCGTCAAGACCACGACCCTTCTGGTTGTGGATGCGCTGATCGACCAGTTCCAATGGCCCTTCGGATCGGCCATGGCGCTGACCCTTGCGGTCTCGGCCGGCCTTGTCGTGCTGATCTTTGCCCGCCTTACCCGGATGAAATGGACCTGA
- a CDS encoding ABC transporter ATP-binding protein, whose amino-acid sequence MTEVSLRSLQKFYGKTAALKDISLDVNHGEFVSLLGPSGCGKSTTLKCIAGFEEVTDGRIYFDNKDISRKLPEDRDIGMVFQSYALFPHMTVVQNLAFGLEMRRVPKSQIADRVARAMDMVQLTPYADRFPKALSGGQQQRVALARALVIEPAILLLDEPLANLDAKLRDEMRGFIRDLQKRVGITTIYVTHDQDEAMTMSDRVVVMFGGHIAQAAAPETVYNAPATEQVARFVGNANILDLPVTGGDAASAQITLPGGATLRLGTRPAAAWQDRMRLMARPEQIRLTDPGDGHLGGRIQKRYFSGGHVEYQVQTDCGALSVVGPTTQALFEGDTVGLRLDPARLWSLPLTEGPETS is encoded by the coding sequence ATGACCGAAGTTTCGCTCCGCTCGCTGCAGAAATTCTATGGCAAGACCGCCGCCCTCAAGGACATCTCGCTCGACGTGAACCATGGTGAATTCGTTTCGCTTCTGGGTCCGTCAGGCTGCGGAAAGTCCACCACCCTGAAATGCATTGCCGGTTTCGAAGAGGTGACGGATGGCCGCATCTATTTCGACAACAAGGATATTTCCCGCAAACTGCCCGAGGACCGCGACATCGGCATGGTGTTTCAGTCCTATGCCCTGTTTCCCCATATGACGGTGGTGCAGAACCTCGCCTTCGGGCTCGAGATGCGCCGCGTGCCGAAATCGCAGATCGCCGACCGGGTCGCGCGCGCCATGGATATGGTGCAGCTGACCCCCTATGCCGACCGCTTCCCCAAGGCCCTGTCGGGTGGCCAGCAGCAAAGGGTCGCCCTGGCCCGAGCGCTGGTGATCGAACCGGCAATCCTGTTGCTGGATGAACCGCTCGCCAACCTGGATGCCAAGCTGCGTGACGAGATGCGCGGCTTCATTCGGGACCTTCAGAAACGCGTCGGCATCACCACCATCTATGTCACCCATGACCAGGACGAGGCGATGACCATGTCCGACCGGGTGGTGGTCATGTTCGGCGGGCACATCGCCCAGGCCGCCGCTCCGGAAACGGTCTATAACGCCCCGGCGACCGAACAGGTGGCCCGCTTCGTCGGCAATGCCAACATCCTTGATCTGCCGGTGACCGGCGGCGACGCCGCAAGCGCCCAGATTACCCTGCCCGGAGGTGCCACGCTGCGTCTTGGCACGCGCCCGGCCGCCGCCTGGCAGGACCGCATGCGCCTAATGGCGCGCCCGGAACAGATCCGCCTGACCGACCCCGGCGATGGCCACTTGGGCGGACGCATCCAGAAGCGTTACTTCAGCGGTGGCCACGTCGAGTATCAGGTCCAGACCGACTGCGGCGCCCTTTCCGTGGTCGGCCCGACCACCCAGGCCCTGTTCGAGGGCGACACCGTCGGGCTGCGCCTTGATCCCGCGCGCCTCTGGTCGCTGCCCCTGACCGAAGGGCCCGAGACATCATGA
- a CDS encoding ABC transporter substrate-binding protein has protein sequence MTDFNRRRMLQALVALGGATVLNVPAVRAQAENLVITTYGGSWEKFWRDILIPAFSEQSGVEPTLDIGLGRTYTTNLRAAGSDNPPYSCLMTNEIYATILRDEGFFEKLDLEKLPNYADLYPVATAASDGWAAVGLISPIGLGYRTDMISAAPTSWTDLWENPELKGRLGLYNIKNSAGKMFLMLTSMIYGSGIDDLDTGFEMLKELGPVYQTDFNMSTAMATGEIAVAPFDFGEIARLRTQGLPVDCIIPEEGLMMWDQTFNICKNTPARDAAYEYLDFVLGPEGQDLLMREFFVSPVNKTVSVPEDLQKDVPVHGAAMDQFIAWDWDLMNENAEEISRRWNEIFGA, from the coding sequence ATGACCGACTTCAACCGTCGCCGCATGCTTCAGGCGCTTGTCGCCCTTGGCGGGGCCACTGTCCTAAACGTCCCCGCCGTCCGCGCCCAGGCCGAAAACCTGGTGATCACCACCTATGGTGGCTCCTGGGAGAAATTCTGGCGCGACATCCTGATCCCGGCATTCAGCGAACAAAGCGGCGTGGAACCGACGCTGGATATCGGCCTGGGCCGGACCTATACCACCAACCTGCGTGCTGCCGGCTCGGACAACCCGCCCTACAGCTGCCTGATGACGAACGAGATCTACGCGACGATCCTGCGCGACGAAGGCTTCTTTGAAAAGCTCGACCTGGAAAAGCTGCCCAATTACGCCGACCTCTACCCGGTCGCCACCGCGGCCTCCGATGGCTGGGCGGCGGTTGGCCTGATCTCTCCCATCGGGCTGGGGTACCGGACCGACATGATCTCGGCTGCGCCGACCTCCTGGACCGATCTGTGGGAGAACCCCGAGCTGAAGGGCCGCCTTGGCCTTTACAACATCAAGAATTCGGCCGGGAAGATGTTCCTGATGCTGACCTCGATGATCTACGGTTCCGGCATCGACGATCTGGACACCGGTTTCGAGATGCTGAAGGAACTGGGGCCGGTCTATCAGACCGATTTCAACATGAGCACCGCCATGGCGACCGGCGAAATCGCCGTCGCGCCCTTCGACTTCGGCGAAATCGCCCGTCTGCGCACCCAGGGCCTGCCGGTAGATTGCATCATCCCCGAAGAAGGGCTGATGATGTGGGACCAGACCTTCAACATCTGCAAGAATACCCCGGCGCGCGATGCCGCCTATGAATACCTCGACTTCGTTCTCGGGCCGGAAGGTCAGGATCTGCTGATGCGCGAATTCTTCGTGTCGCCGGTCAACAAGACGGTCTCTGTCCCCGAGGACCTGCAAAAGGACGTGCCCGTCCACGGCGCGGCCATGGATCAGTTCATCGCATGGGATTGGGACCTGATGAACGAGAACGCCGAAGAAATTTCGCGCCGCTGGAACGAGATCTTCGGCGCGTAA
- a CDS encoding isopenicillin N synthase family dioxygenase, whose translation MKGEFDNIPIVDLSGLADGATEAARSESVADLKTALETSGFAYLSNHGVPEDLVDRMREMNVAIHALDDKEKQAMRINEFHRGYMPMSSSTIVTSSVAKVTRPNQSESLMVMHEIPEDAPHFGEPLQGPNQFPERLPEVRETALAYMAEMTVLGERIAGGLAEALGLPRDWFAQHFQDPTLFLRLLHYPEQANEEELFGSAPHTDYGFVTLLKQDNVGGLEVRNKRGDWIPAPPIENTFVMNVGDILAKWSNGRFVSTPHRVKNLSRRGRYSQPFFYDPSMRALVECPPAMLEAGETPQMEPVLYGDYLLERLNKNYDYRKKAS comes from the coding sequence GTGAAAGGCGAATTCGACAACATTCCGATCGTGGATCTTTCCGGGCTCGCGGACGGTGCAACCGAAGCGGCACGCAGCGAATCCGTGGCCGATCTCAAGACGGCGCTGGAAACCTCGGGCTTTGCCTATCTGTCCAATCACGGCGTGCCCGAAGACCTTGTCGACCGGATGCGCGAGATGAACGTTGCGATCCACGCGCTTGACGACAAAGAAAAACAGGCGATGCGCATCAACGAATTCCACCGGGGCTACATGCCGATGTCGTCTTCGACGATCGTCACCTCCTCGGTGGCGAAGGTAACCCGGCCAAACCAGTCCGAAAGCCTCATGGTCATGCATGAGATCCCCGAGGATGCGCCCCATTTCGGCGAACCGCTGCAAGGCCCCAACCAATTCCCCGAACGCCTGCCCGAAGTGCGCGAGACCGCCCTTGCCTACATGGCCGAGATGACCGTGCTCGGCGAACGCATCGCCGGCGGCCTGGCCGAGGCGCTTGGCCTGCCGCGTGACTGGTTTGCGCAGCATTTCCAGGATCCGACCCTGTTCCTGCGGCTTCTGCACTATCCCGAACAGGCGAACGAAGAAGAATTGTTCGGCTCCGCGCCCCATACCGATTACGGTTTCGTCACGTTGCTGAAGCAGGACAACGTCGGCGGCCTCGAGGTGCGCAACAAGCGCGGCGACTGGATCCCCGCTCCACCGATCGAAAACACCTTCGTAATGAATGTGGGTGACATCCTGGCCAAATGGTCCAACGGGCGCTTCGTCTCGACCCCGCACCGGGTCAAGAACCTCAGCCGCCGGGGCCGCTATTCGCAGCCCTTCTTCTACGACCCCTCGATGCGGGCGCTGGTGGAATGCCCACCGGCGATGCTCGAAGCCGGCGAAACGCCGCAAATGGAGCCTGTTCTTTACGGGGACTATCTTCTTGAACGGCTCAACAAGAACTACGACTACCGCAAAAAAGCGTCCTGA
- a CDS encoding nucleoside hydrolase yields MPRHPVIIDTDPGQDDAFAILLALGAPQLKVLGLTTVAGNMGLTQTTDNARRIVELAGRGDLPVHAGAPRPLLRKPRPVPEIHGDTGIDGWDWAPARQGPAEGHAVDFLIETVMQHPEPVTLVALGPQTNIAMALRREPRMADRLARIVFMGGGYFEGGNMSPAAEYNILVDPEAARIVLGAGVPVTAVPLDCTHAAPAPVNWSARLAAHGSQVMLACAGMMEFFERYGNEKYQTQSRPLHDAVAVAALLWPDLFTGRLCPVDVECAGELTTGMTVVDWLRQTGQPDNCLWLNGCTDPAELYARIEKALLNLPIGA; encoded by the coding sequence ATGCCGCGTCACCCAGTTATTATCGATACCGATCCGGGACAGGACGATGCCTTTGCGATTCTGCTGGCGCTTGGCGCGCCGCAGCTCAAGGTGCTGGGGCTGACGACCGTCGCGGGCAACATGGGGCTGACGCAGACGACCGACAATGCGCGGCGGATCGTGGAACTGGCCGGGCGGGGTGATCTGCCGGTCCATGCCGGTGCGCCACGCCCCCTGCTGCGCAAGCCGCGTCCGGTGCCGGAAATCCACGGTGACACCGGGATCGATGGCTGGGACTGGGCGCCCGCACGGCAGGGCCCGGCAGAAGGCCATGCGGTCGATTTCCTGATCGAGACAGTGATGCAGCACCCCGAGCCTGTCACTCTTGTAGCGCTCGGGCCGCAGACCAATATCGCCATGGCCTTGCGCCGTGAACCCCGAATGGCGGATCGCCTTGCCCGCATCGTCTTCATGGGCGGCGGGTATTTTGAAGGCGGCAACATGTCTCCGGCGGCGGAGTACAACATCTTGGTGGACCCCGAGGCCGCGCGGATCGTGCTTGGCGCGGGGGTGCCGGTGACGGCGGTGCCGCTGGATTGCACCCATGCCGCACCTGCGCCGGTGAACTGGTCGGCGAGGCTGGCAGCGCATGGATCGCAGGTCATGCTGGCCTGCGCGGGGATGATGGAATTCTTCGAACGCTACGGGAACGAGAAGTACCAGACGCAGTCGCGGCCGCTTCATGACGCGGTGGCGGTGGCGGCCCTGCTTTGGCCCGACTTGTTTACCGGGCGCCTTTGTCCCGTGGATGTGGAATGCGCCGGCGAGTTGACGACCGGCATGACCGTGGTCGACTGGCTGCGTCAGACCGGGCAGCCCGACAATTGCCTGTGGCTGAACGGCTGCACAGATCCGGCCGAGCTTTATGCCCGGATCGAAAAGGCATTGCTGAACCTGCCCATCGGGGCCTGA